AATCAAAGCATCAGATCAATGTGGGATTTGCTCTCGAGACAGAAAAAGAAGAGCAACACGCACAGGAGAAATTAGCCAAGAAGAATTTTGATCTCATTGTCTTGAATTCATTGAATGATAATGGCGCTGGATTTTCTGTCGATACTAATAAAATTACTATCTTCAGCGTTGATCAAAAACCGAAACACTTTGAGCTCAAATCGAAGCAAAAAGTAGCTGAAGACATTGTTGACTGCATTCATGAAAAAATCACCGCTTAACTTTTTCTTACTTGTTTTTTTTGTTTGTGCTATGAGGCCGCTCAGCGCACAAGAGCTCAATTGTCAGGTTACGGTGAATGCCGTGCAAATTGAAACAACTGAAAGACAAGTCTTTCAGGAGATGGAAATTGAGTTTGCTAAATTCTTAAATGACCGAAAATGGGCGGATGAACGTTTTGAAAACAACGAGCGGATCAACTGTGGGGTAAATATCACTTTGGAGTCTCAGCCATCACTAGGTAATTTCCAAGCTACCGTTCAGGTCATTGCAGCAAGGCCGGTCTATAATTCATCTTATGAAGCCGTACTGATCAATTTTGCCGATAGAGATTTCAATTTCGAATACACAGAATCGCAGCCGCTTGACTTCCAGCCTACCACATTCATGTCTAATATCACTTCGATGTTGGGTTTTTATGCTTACATGATCATTGCCAATGATTACGATTCTTTCGAGAAGTTGGGGGGGCAGCGGTATTACGAAGCCGCTTGGCAAGTGGTGAATAATGCACAGCAGTCTGGCTATACTGGCTGGGATCAATTCAACAGCGTGCGAAACAGATATTGGCTCGCGGAGAATAGTATAGATCAGGTGATGGAACCAATGAGAGAAGTGATGTATGACTATCACCTTAAAGGACTAGACCTGATGTCCGACGATCCGGAGACAGCAAGAACGAACATTTTTGAAGCGCTTAAAAAAGTACAGGAAGTCAATCGATCAAAACCTCGGTCTATTTTGATCATCTCTTTTTTAGATGCCAAAATGGATGAGATTGTCAGCATTTTCTCAGATGGAGACTTGTCGCAGCGACGAGAAGTTTACAATATCTTAAAGGCATTGGAGCCTTCTAAGACGGACCAGTTTGGTAAGATCCTGGATAACTAATTCGCATCTTTTCCAAAGTTCTAAACTTTGGAAAAGATTGACAGATACATATCTCGAAAGTTCTTATTTTTGACCTCATTTTCACCTAAAGAAGAGACTGCTATTTTATGATTTCCAGTTTGTCCATCAGTAATTATGCCTTGATAAAAAAACTGCAACTCGAACCAGATGCAGGATTAAATATCATTACAGGTGAGACAGGAGCAGGAAAGTCAATCATGCTAGGTGCAGTAGGCTTGTTGCTAGGCAAACGAGCCGATACCAAAGCCTTGCTCGATAAGGATAAGAAGTGTGTGGTAGAAGGGGAATTCGATATCTCTAAACTTGGCTTGGAAGCGCTCTTTGAAGAAGAAGACTTGGATTATGAGGCTTCTTCTATTATCCGACGAGAAATTAATCCTAAAGGAAAGTCTAGAGCTTTTATCAATGACGTACCCGTGACGTTGGAGACAATGAAAACAGTTGGTCTGCGCCTGATTGATATTCATTCTCAAAATGAAAGTATCCAATTGGGTAACAAATCGGTGAAGATCAAGCTGATTGATGATTTTGCTCAGACCACAAAAGAACTTCAACAATTTCAATCCGATTATCAGGTATTTAGCCGATTGTCTAAAAAACTAACAGAGCTTCTCGAGGAGGAGAAAAACTCCAAAACAGACGAAGATTATAAAAAGTATCTCCTAGAAGAACTTGCGGCCGCTGACCTAAAGGCAGAGGAACAAGCTGCCTTGGAAGAGGAACTAAAACTTCTGGAGCACGCAGAAGAAATAAAACTCAAACTGTCACAGATATCTGTGGAGTTTGATGAGAGTGAAATAGCCATAAACGATCGCCTGAAGGAGGCCTCAGT
The sequence above is drawn from the Reichenbachiella sp. genome and encodes:
- a CDS encoding DUF4835 family protein, which produces MKKSPLNFFLLVFFVCAMRPLSAQELNCQVTVNAVQIETTERQVFQEMEIEFAKFLNDRKWADERFENNERINCGVNITLESQPSLGNFQATVQVIAARPVYNSSYEAVLINFADRDFNFEYTESQPLDFQPTTFMSNITSMLGFYAYMIIANDYDSFEKLGGQRYYEAAWQVVNNAQQSGYTGWDQFNSVRNRYWLAENSIDQVMEPMREVMYDYHLKGLDLMSDDPETARTNIFEALKKVQEVNRSKPRSILIISFLDAKMDEIVSIFSDGDLSQRREVYNILKALEPSKTDQFGKILDN